The Chanos chanos chromosome 9, fChaCha1.1, whole genome shotgun sequence genome includes the window taCTTCTCATTTCAGATCCAGGCCCGAAACACAGAGGGTCAAATTAAAGAGgtgtttgagaaacttcaccagtttctacgagatgaagagaaagTCAGGATTGctacactgagagaggaagaggagcagaagagtcagacgatgaaggagaagattgagaagatgagtagagagatatcatctctttcagacacaatcagagccatagaagGGGAATTAGGCACCAATGATGTAACATTCTTGATGGTAAAACTCTCacaactctttccctctctccctgtttgtctgtAATCCAGTTTATAAAATACACTATTATATACCGAATCATTAattacacattcttttttttccacagaactTCAAGAGCACAGTGAAAAGGTaagtttcttctctctctctcctgtcagatTCTGagcccaaacccacagcagcactgactcctgaatgttattccagagcccagtgcacactgcaggatccagagatggtttcaggagcactgatcaatgtggtaAAACACCTGgacaacctgaagttcagagtttGGGGGAAGATGAAAgacattgttcaatacagtgagtttgtttttataATAGACTTTACATTTTACTTGTAGAGCTATTTGTCAAGTTTTCATTGCCAGAAAGTCTGGTTACAGAATCCCATTCACAAAATATCTGCTTCAGCTAGCTGTGTTTTCATGACAAAATCGGACTGTGAGATAGGAGATattgaaagagacagacaggttttaTCTTTAGTCTTACCATTTATTAATCACCATGAGAAGCTAAATAAGTAACCTTCTCAGTGAATGACTCTGGTTCAGTATGAAGACATGggcttttaaaatgacaaatctgtTATTGTTGATAGTCAAATCCACTGTGTGCTGCATCTCcaactctcttcttcttcttataaCAGATCTGACTCTGGTCTATGAATGTGTTCACATCTTCAGTGGTTTAAAAACTGGTATTCTTGTAACATTTGTCATGAACAAACAGGTTGTGGATGTGAAATGGTATTTAGTGTATCACATTAGATATAGGCTATTTAGTTactaattattaatattattaatagaACATTACATTAGGTACGATCTCAGACAGTAATTAGAGCATACAAGTCTAGAGACAAACATCTCACATATGTTGAGGAGATGgaaaatgtctttgtgctcaGTTTACAACAGGATGAAATAAGAGGAGGGATTCTTCATCCTTTGTTCATATGAGTAAATGACCTCAGTTACAGTGCGTTTTATATCTCTTTTCTTAATTCATGTTGCTATTATACAGACAACCTCTATTGTATTATCACAGTACGTCATTAGCGAGAGCCATACACAGTGAAACTTGTCAGTCCccacaaatatttattttatcaagatgaaaatatgaaatgttattattacatttaattAGATCTGTGCTTTTTTGTCTCACATgatttactgtgttactgtttaaTTTAGTAATGGTGTTTAACATGTGATAGACTCTAGACATTCAGAATACTTATATTCACAATGGTCCATGTTCTTTACATTAAGAGAAGCAGGAACATGCAaatcttttttcatctctccctctgtctctgttctctctcttcagctcctgtgattctggaccctAACACTGCAGGACCAGATCTCATCCTGTCTGaagatctgaccagtgtgagatacagtgatgtgaaacagcagattcctgataatccagagagatttgatgaatatatgtgtgttttgggatcTGAGGattttaactcagggacacactgctgggatgttgatgttggtgaCAATTCAGACTGGGACctgggtgtgaccacagagtcaaaccagaggaagggaaacTCATTCTTTAACACTGGTGTCTGGCGTGTAATGTTAGATGATGCCGGTAAATACTGGTCAGAGGCCTCAGGAGAGTCATCTACTCCACTGAGagtgaataataaactccagaggatcagagtgaaactggactgggacagaggaaagctTTCATTCTCAgatcctctaaataacacacaactatgcaccttcacacacacttttactgagagaatgtttccatacTTCTATAGTTgctgtaaactctctcctctgaggatcttaccagtgaAGCACTGTGTATCAGTGAAACAGCTCAGTTAGatctgacactgtctctgtttaaagtgagaTTTTTCTACTGTTATTGTCTTTGTCAGTAATGTCTTGTCTGATCAGAAAGTTGATTTTCTGAAAGCtggtaaaaaacaaatgtctggAAAAGGAATGGTTAAGAGTTAGTTttgttcattatttcatttggaggggattgtttttttcattttgtcttgatTGGTTTGGTGTCTACATTTCAATTCAGCATGTCCCTTTCCTTTCAGTTTGCTTCAAATTACAAGTAttaaagtttcaagttttaatCGTCACA containing:
- the LOC115820005 gene encoding zinc-binding protein A33-like → MASKAVVSEEDLTCPVCCDIFRDPVVLSCSHSLCKFCLQKFWSTKGSQECPVCRRRSSRRQPPNNLVLKNLCETFLQGRSQGSSSGSEEFCSLHSEKFKLFCLKDKQPVCVVCQASEKHTNHRFCPVDEAAPRYRDELKIALKPLQEKLEIFKQVKLTCDKTAKHIKIQARNTEGQIKEVFEKLHQFLRDEEKVRIATLREEEEQKSQTMKEKIEKMSREISSLSDTIRAIEGELGTNDVTFLMNFKSTVKRAQCTLQDPEMVSGALINVVKHLDNLKFRVWGKMKDIVQYTPVILDPNTAGPDLILSEDLTSVRYSDVKQQIPDNPERFDEYMCVLGSEDFNSGTHCWDVDVGDNSDWDLGVTTESNQRKGNSFFNTGVWRVMLDDAGKYWSEASGESSTPLRVNNKLQRIRVKLDWDRGKLSFSDPLNNTQLCTFTHTFTERMFPYFYSCCKLSPLRILPVKHCVSVKQLS